In the genome of Kiritimatiellales bacterium, the window TGGAAGAACTGAAAAAACAGGCCGGGAAAACCGCCGCTTGACAAACCATAACGAAAGAACTACCCCATGCCCGTCAACGATCAAAAATCAGCACCCCTTCGGTGTCTTTTTTATATGAGGCAATACGACGGTGTTTGTTGAAAAAGTGCGGATACCGGTTTTGGAATACAGAGAACATTGCGTACGCGGACGGGCTGGATGCCCGTTCTACCATTTGCACCCAAAATTTTTATGCCTTACCGTTCTCGCGCATGTTTTAACGCTTCACGTTCGGCGCGGGTCAGAGAGTGCATGCCGTAGCGCGCGGCTTTATCAAGAATACGATCAATTTCAGCGCGGCTGACAAAGGCATCTTTATCAAGCGGTTTGAAGCGGTCTTTGATGCGCCGGAGAATATCGGGACGTCCGATAATGGTAGCGTAAATATATCCGGCGATACCGCCGCTGAGGTGCGCGGAGTTGGCAACGTAGCCGCCCTGTCCGCTGAGCGTGTTAAAAAATTCGTATGCGCCGAGAATCAGTACAAAAATCCACGCTTTGACCGGCATAAACGGAAAAAAGATGATGACGAGTTCGCGGTGCGGATAAAGCGCGGCATAAGCGCCGAGCACACCGAACACCGCGCCGGATGCGCCGATACACTGATGATACGGCGGAGAGAGCAGCGACCAGCCGAGTCCGCCGAGAAGTCCGCTGATAAGATAGAGCGCCAGAAAACGGTTGGTGCCGATGGTTCGTTCGGTTTCCGGCCCGAGAAAATAAATTCCGAGCATATTGGACAGCAGATGCCCGAAGCCCTGATGAACAAACTGATACGACAGAAGCTGCCAGACGCTGCCGCTTTCCCACCAGCTGGCGTGAAGCGCAAGCCAGTGCCGGAATGGAAAACCGAAAAATACTTCCAGTATATAAACGGCAACGTTGAGCAGAATGATCATCTGCACGCCGAAAGTCATATCGGTCGGGCTGCCGGCAGTTTCTATGGATCTGTTTTGCATAATCCGGGAGAAGATAGCGGATTTTTAATGGATTGCAAAAAAATGTCGGTTGGAATACTCTAACCTCTCCAAATTCAAAAGAGCTGAAAGAAAAAATGGCTGATATTTATGTAAGACCCCGCGGCAGCAGGCACAACCGGCGCGGTTCCGGACCGGTGATTGCAGCGGTGCTGATACTCGCTCTGGCGACCGGCGGTATGTGGTGGTTTTTCGGGCGCAGCCGCACAGAAAAACCAGCGGAAGCAACGCCGGCGGCGCAAATACAATCAAAACCGGCAGCAACAACTGCACAGCAACCGGCACCCCGGACGACAGCAACACCGCCGACAGCAACATCGAGTGCGCAGCAGCTTTTCTCTCAAGCGCAAAATCTGACTTCCGCCGGGAAACTGCTCGACGCACGCAACCTGCTCAGCGAAGTGATGGCGGCAACGTCCGATGAAAGTTTGAAAAATAACGCACTGCGCGTGCAGGGACGGTTGAATATTCAACTCCTTCTATCCCCGGGCATTCCATCACCGGAAAAAAAGAATTATGTCATTCAGCCCGGCGATTCACTGGATAAGATTGCGCGGCAGAATAAAACGACAATTGAGCTGCTCCGTAAAATGAATAATATTTCCGGCAATCTGATTTATCCCGGCAACACGCTGCAGATTCCGGCGGCACCGTTCACCGTTCAGGTAAATAAAACCGGCAAATATCTCGATTTATTAATGAACGGAAAACTGTTCAAGCGTTATATCGTCGGTCTCGGCGTATTCGGCAAAACGCCGGCGGGGAATTTCGTGACAGATGTGCATCAGATGAATCCGGACTGGACATCGCCGGCAGGCAAAGTATACGCCTACGGTGATCCGGAAAATATTCTGGGTACACGCTGGATGTCATTTAAAGACAGTACCCGCCCCGAAATCCGCGGCTTTGGGATTCACGGAACATCGGTACGCGACAGCATCGGCGCCGACACCAGCAACGGCTGCGTCCGGATGCTGAACGAAGATATCGAGGAACTGTATATGCTGATCCCGCGCGGAACAACGATGGCAATCAGCGAATAATATATTTTAAATTAATAACGAACTGACTTTTGGAGAAACATCATGCCGCCTTTCACACTGCCTTTTGAAAAACCGGTGCTTGACCTCGAAAATAAACTGAACGAACTGGAAAATTTCAGTAAAGAGCAGGATATTGATGTGTCGCACGAAATTGAGCGGATGAAAGAAAAAATCGCGTTAACACGCGCACAGATTTACAGCAATCTGACATCGTGGCAGAAAGTACAGGTAGCGCGCCATCCCGACCGGCCGTATACGCGGGATTACATTAAATATCTGGCAACGGATTTTATCGAAATTCACGGTGACCGCATTCATGCCGATGACCGCGCCATCATCGGCGGCCTGGCAAAAATCGACGGACAGCAGGTGATGGTGATCGGCTCCCAAAAAGGACGCGACACCAAAAGCAATCTCGAGTGTAATTTCGGCTGCGCCTATCCCGAAGGCTATCGCAAAGCGCTGCGTTTGATGAAGCTTGCCGATAAATTTAATGTACCGATACTCACCTTCATCGACACACCCGGCGCGTATCCCGGCGTGGCTTCCGAAGAACGCCACATTGCCGAAGCCATCGCCGTAAACCTGCGTGAAATGTTTAATCTGCGCGTGCCGGTTATTGTTACCATCACCGGCGAAGGCGGTTCCGGCGGTGCGCTCGGGCTGGGCGTTGGCGACCGCATTCTGATTATGGAACATGCCTACTATTCCGTTATTTCACCGGAAGGCTGCGCCGCGATTTTATTTAAAGACCGTGCATTCGCGGATAAATCCGCCGAAGCGCTGAAAATCACGGCGGACTGTCTGCTTGAATTTAAACTCGCCGACGAAAAGGTACCGGAGCCCGAAGGCGGTGCGCATACCGATCACAAAGCCGCCGCCGAAAATCTTAAAGCCGTCATTCTGCGGCATCTGGCTGAGCTCAAAAAAGAATCGCCGGAAGTTCTCATGAACAGCCGTTACGAAAAATTCCGGCACATGGGTATTTTCAAAGAAGCGTAGAAAAGTTCGGCGTTTACAATTCAGAGTTTCCACTCACGCTTATAGGCGAATCACTGCGTGGAGCAGACGTTCTTGTCTGCCCCCGCATTCGTCACGCCGCGTTTTCATGTATGCGGCTGCATAAAAAAATTTGTGCGCTTCTCATACCCGATGGTAGTGCTGTCGCCATGCCCGGGATACACCGCGGTTTCCGGCGGCAGTGCTGCAAGTGTTTTTAATGATTGTGTCAGCGCACGGCTGTCGCCGCCGGGCAGATCGGTGCGTCCGCACGAACCTTTAAACAGCGTGTCGCCGGTGCAAATAATATGCTCTTTTTCAAAATAAAAACAGATACACCCCGGCGTGTGTCCCGGCGTTTCAAACACAGTAAATTCATGTCCGGCGCCGGAAAATTTTGCACCGGCGCCCGGATGAATAAACTGCACCGCCGGTTTTTGCGGAACAGGATAATAAGGCGGAATCTGGTTTGCATGACCAAACGCCCAGGCTCCGTCAGCGGAGTGAAGATACACCGGTGCCGGCTGCGCAGTGCAAACATCGTGCAAGGCGGCAAGATGATCGGCGTGTCCATGCGTCAGCAGATAAGCATCCGCCGTTAAATTTTTCCGGCGGAGTTCGTTTAAAATTCTTCCGGCGTCGTAACCGGGATCAACAATCAGCGCGCGGTTTTCTGTGCCGTGAATGAGATAGCAGTTTTCTTCAAAAGGACCGACGATGAGTGTATCGATTTTCATGCCGTAAAAAATACGTCAACGCGGCACAACAATAAAGCTTCGAGTTTTTGATCACACTTCATTCTGCTCTATCACACGGTCAACGGCATCCATTACGGTTTTTACGTCGTGCATTTCATTCAAATGCTGCATCAGTTCGCGGCGGCCGCGCAGCCCTTTAATGTATTGTGCGAGATGCGGACGAAAATGCAGACACGCACCCTGCTCTGCATTATATTTTGTTTTGCACCGGCGCCCCTGCACCGTAATTTTGGTCAGTTCAACCAGCCGCAGCAAATGCGTTTCAATTACGGCGCGGCGGTCTGCAAGCGCCGGAGCTTTTATTTTTTCGCCGTTCCCATACTGTTTAATCTGATCAAACAGCCATGGATTTCCAACTGCACCGCGACCGATCATCACACCGTCAACGCCGGTTTCTTGCACCATGAGAGCCGCATCTGCCGGTGTAAGCACACCGCCATTCCCGATCACCGGAATTTTTAAAGCCTGTTTGATTTCGGCAATTTTTTCGAAATCAACATCACCTTTATGAAAGTTGCACGCGAGCCGTCCGTGCACCGCAATCATATCCGCACCGGCATCTTCAATAATTTTTGCAATCGTCATGTGATCCGGAAACGCCGGACTGAAGCCGATGCGCGTTTTCACACTCACCGGCAGCGACACCGCATTTTTTACAGCGCGCACAATTCTGCTGATCTGCTCCGGCTCTTTCATCAGTGCTGCACCGGCGCCGCGCCGGACAACTTTGCGCACCGGACAGCCGCAGTTTAAATCGATCCAGTCAAACGTACCGAGCGCTTCAATGTACCGCGCCGCTTCCACCATCGCATCAACCGACTTCCCGAAAATATGCCCGGCGATCGGATGATCAAGTTTTGACACCTCAAGAAATTGAAACGTCTTTTGCGAGTCGCGCCGGATGCCTTCAGCGCTCGTCACCTCGGTGTAACACGCGCCGGCGCCGAGCTCTTTGCAAACGGAACGGAATGCCGCATCCGTGTAGCCCGCCATCGGCGCCAGCACCACCGGAAAATTAAACGTTACGTTTCCAAATTTAAGAGGCCGGAGTTTCATAAAACTTTAAAACTAATCAGAAAACCGCGCCGGAATCACGGAAAATAGAATATATACTCGGGTAAAAAACTCAGAATAAAAGTTTACCCGCGCCGAGCAGCATTTAAATCAATGCAAAAGGAATCCATTGATGATTATCGTTGCGATCAGCGACACCGACAACCCATTCAATCTCTTTATCTGCTGCCGGTCTGGCAATAACCGCCACCAGCGTATGAATTCCGGCGGACAACACCATATCGGCAGACTGATGAATTGGAACGCGGTGTGCCGAGGGCGCCATGCGTCCGCATTCGCGTCCAAAAAGATATTCACCGTTTAAAAAGACGCGGCAGTTTTCGTTGGTATTAAAAAAAACGCGCGCAGCGGTCTGTTGTTTTAATTCAAACCTGTATTCCACAAACAGCATTCCGGCGGTAAAGTCAGTCGACTTATATTTTACCACCGTACCGGGAAATGTGACCGGCACCATTTCCGGCAGTTCAAGCTTCAGCGGTCTGC includes:
- a CDS encoding rhomboid family intramembrane serine protease; this translates as MQNRSIETAGSPTDMTFGVQMIILLNVAVYILEVFFGFPFRHWLALHASWWESGSVWQLLSYQFVHQGFGHLLSNMLGIYFLGPETERTIGTNRFLALYLISGLLGGLGWSLLSPPYHQCIGASGAVFGVLGAYAALYPHRELVIIFFPFMPVKAWIFVLILGAYEFFNTLSGQGGYVANSAHLSGGIAGYIYATIIGRPDILRRIKDRFKPLDKDAFVSRAEIDRILDKAARYGMHSLTRAEREALKHARER
- a CDS encoding L,D-transpeptidase family protein, with translation MADIYVRPRGSRHNRRGSGPVIAAVLILALATGGMWWFFGRSRTEKPAEATPAAQIQSKPAATTAQQPAPRTTATPPTATSSAQQLFSQAQNLTSAGKLLDARNLLSEVMAATSDESLKNNALRVQGRLNIQLLLSPGIPSPEKKNYVIQPGDSLDKIARQNKTTIELLRKMNNISGNLIYPGNTLQIPAAPFTVQVNKTGKYLDLLMNGKLFKRYIVGLGVFGKTPAGNFVTDVHQMNPDWTSPAGKVYAYGDPENILGTRWMSFKDSTRPEIRGFGIHGTSVRDSIGADTSNGCVRMLNEDIEELYMLIPRGTTMAISE
- a CDS encoding acetyl-CoA carboxylase carboxyltransferase subunit alpha is translated as MPPFTLPFEKPVLDLENKLNELENFSKEQDIDVSHEIERMKEKIALTRAQIYSNLTSWQKVQVARHPDRPYTRDYIKYLATDFIEIHGDRIHADDRAIIGGLAKIDGQQVMVIGSQKGRDTKSNLECNFGCAYPEGYRKALRLMKLADKFNVPILTFIDTPGAYPGVASEERHIAEAIAVNLREMFNLRVPVIVTITGEGGSGGALGLGVGDRILIMEHAYYSVISPEGCAAILFKDRAFADKSAEALKITADCLLEFKLADEKVPEPEGGAHTDHKAAAENLKAVILRHLAELKKESPEVLMNSRYEKFRHMGIFKEA
- a CDS encoding MBL fold metallo-hydrolase translates to MKIDTLIVGPFEENCYLIHGTENRALIVDPGYDAGRILNELRRKNLTADAYLLTHGHADHLAALHDVCTAQPAPVYLHSADGAWAFGHANQIPPYYPVPQKPAVQFIHPGAGAKFSGAGHEFTVFETPGHTPGCICFYFEKEHIICTGDTLFKGSCGRTDLPGGDSRALTQSLKTLAALPPETAVYPGHGDSTTIGYEKRTNFFMQPHT
- the dusB gene encoding tRNA dihydrouridine synthase DusB, with translation MKLRPLKFGNVTFNFPVVLAPMAGYTDAAFRSVCKELGAGACYTEVTSAEGIRRDSQKTFQFLEVSKLDHPIAGHIFGKSVDAMVEAARYIEALGTFDWIDLNCGCPVRKVVRRGAGAALMKEPEQISRIVRAVKNAVSLPVSVKTRIGFSPAFPDHMTIAKIIEDAGADMIAVHGRLACNFHKGDVDFEKIAEIKQALKIPVIGNGGVLTPADAALMVQETGVDGVMIGRGAVGNPWLFDQIKQYGNGEKIKAPALADRRAVIETHLLRLVELTKITVQGRRCKTKYNAEQGACLHFRPHLAQYIKGLRGRRELMQHLNEMHDVKTVMDAVDRVIEQNEV